The Toxoplasma gondii ME49 chromosome XI, whole genome shotgun sequence region AAAGGTATGTTAGAGACTTAAACTAGCGTTGGATCACATTGTTTCATTCCATACTCCACGCTCAAACTTACCATACATAATACTTTTATGTGCGTGTCGCATATTACCATTTTGGTGTCCGCCTGTTGCAACTGACACCATTCCATCCAGCAGACCCACCTTATGAGAGCTGACGTCGTCACACGAGAAACCAATCAGCTTGCAGTTCCTCTTGGCGAATTCGGGTGCCATCCTCGCAGCCTGGGCAAGCTCTGTCGTGCAGACGGGCGTGAAATCATGGGGATGGCTGCACACACAGAAACCCAAAATCGCGAATGAATGAACACGCTGCCTTCCGACACACAGTGCCAGTTTAGTGGACGCGACACATACATTCAATGGAGAAGGGAAACTCCGACCCGGCTCGCAGGGTGGTTTGCTTGAGTGAGAACAATCAGACACCACCGTTATCGAGTCACTTCAGTCACTGACACTGCGTATTCTAACGAAATGATTGTTCCCAGAGGACTTGCACTAGGGTAGCACTCGACTAACAAACAAAATTTTacgcagacacacagccTGTTGGATGTAGACACATGATTGGGAACGGCCATATTGCAAACTACGACACGTCCAGCAGTTCTCCCGCAGAACACCGCATCTTAAACAGGAGTGAAATTCGCTCTTTGACGGAACATCCGAGAGAAAGTATTGCGCAGTTGCGCACTTTATCGAATCCGACCCGCAGTGACCCTGGTTAGGGTGTCGTTTCCTGCGAGGTGGCCAGCGGGGAGAGGTGAAAAGCCAGTCGCTGTTCTCCTGACATCGCTGTGTTCATACCTCATAAGCAGTCCCCAAGAATCGCCAAGGAAGTCGTATAACTTTATTTTGTCGCCAGGGACGCCCGAGGCATCCGCATGGACATCGGGGAACGTGCTGCCGAGGACCAACATGGTTGTGATATGTTCTGCGACAGCACATGCATCAGAGCCGGACAGCGTCAAGATTCAAACGAGAAGTCAAAAGTTAGGACAAACTCTGTATTTTCACAGAGGTGAACCAGTAAATGACCACAATGACTGACGCTCCTTTCCGACTGCTGACGCGTGAGGGCGTTTCGGGAGTTCCACGAAATTGCGAGCAGGATTGCTGTACACAGCAACCGCCGCCGGGGAACTCGAGTTTCATGCAGAACATAACCTGTACAATCTGAGTATCGTCGTCTACGAGGACTGTCGTCCAGTTCTGTCTGTCGGCGTTTTTCGAAAGTGAGACCACTGGAGTGGCATCTGCGACCGTCAGCGCATGGGGTGCGCATCACTCGTCCCGCCCAGCTTACTTTGATGACAAGCTTTGATGGGGGACCTCTCGCAAAAAATTACAGGCACTTCTCCCTGAACAAGAAAAGTTCTCTTGTCTGAACATCCAGCGCCGCAGTGGTTTTCTGCTGGCCAGCGCACGGGGGAAGGCGCCACGCGCGCTGCGTAGACCCGCCTTCCCACGAGAGCAGTCAAGTTCTTGAGGTCTCGGCACACTTCTTGCAGACACGCGCTGCACACTGAAGCAGGGTTTCGACCCTGTTCTTTGGTTCTGACTTTCCATATCGTTTCCCTTGTGACTGCGAGAAGAACTGCCACGCAACTGAGGTTGACTAGGTTTCTCGTTGCGGCGGACGAGAGTCGAGACTGAAGAAGCACTGCGCTCTGGTCGTTGCAAGACGTGGGTGGGACGAGACAGGCAGCAGACGAGATGACCAATTGCAGTGTAAAATGAATGCATCGGCGTTCCATGCAAAGTTGTGTTGCGCCGTGAAAGCGTGAACTCGAAATTTCGTGGCTGTTGCTTCTGTGTGAGTGCATTTACTGTTACGACTACACACATAGCGCCGGGATCCTCTCAAACCCGAATAACGCGCTACGGGGGCGACGTGACACCGAAACGCCCTTTTCCATCGTGGCAGTTAAGACCACTAGCCATTTCCTAGACACACGATTTCCATGCTTTTGCCAAACGATATTTTAACTTGCGACTGCAGTTGGCTGTGGAAATTGTCGAAAAAACGCAACGTGGCTTATGTCTGCTACTGCCTAGGTGACACTCTGTCTGCCAAGATCCGCTTGACTACGAACAGCCTTGAATAAGTCTTGAGATACATATAGTTGAGGATGTTGTCACCAGACCCGTTCCCACGCACAGTTTCCCCCTCTTGCTTCCGTTTGCCGTCTGAGCATGAGAGAGCTGCCCTCCTGCAGCAACTGCCGACCGCTGTGTGTGTCATGCGCGCAACGACACACAAGGCCGTGAGTTCTATAACCGACTCTCAGGTGAAGATGCGCACATGTCAACTCACACACCGGTAGGCGAATCCGGACTGCGTCGCTTCCAAAGTTCAGTGTCCTTGGCATTTTCTTTGGCACCGCTGCATATGCCGCTTTCACGagttcgcgtctcctcgcgtgGAACTGCCGTGTTTTTTTTACGTGGGAACTGAACACACCTCCAGTGACGAGCAACGGACAATAAAGTTCTTTACACATGAGGTGCGAGCTTTCGGTTGACGTTGAGGTTCGACTCGCCAACAGATTCTTCTCCACGTCTTGACACGAGAGATACTCGTTTGAGGCACTAGAGACTGCGCAGTGCAACGGTGGGAGTCACCAGATCCAGTCCGGAAGTTACGAAACAGTGCGTTCCTTCGGGACAGACGCGCAGATCTACAACGAAAGACGTCCCgttttcttcactctcttccAACTGCCTCAGCTACTGACCCTGCCCTCAAAAAGGACGTCCAGTGAACAGTGCGGCCACACACTCTCAGTTGAGCTTTCTTCTTTGGTGTCAGCACCGTGGCTCGACTGAGAAGGGAAGCTTGCGCGGCAagccgagagacgaaagaaatgGCGGAAACGCGAACGCACACCACTGAAAAAGGGAAACTGAtgcgagaagaacagaaagatTATACCCATTGTGCCTCTCCTCAGACAGGCGGACAATCTATGAATACAAGGGAAACGACCGCGGGAAAACAAGCCGCAGCCACAAACGCCATTCCACGCATCGGTGAAAAATCCCGCCTGTCGCTCACGTTTTCTTCGAAcccgtctctcctgtcttctccagcACCCTCTCCACCTCTCCACGCATCCTTCCTTCGCTCGAATTAAATCAGCAAAAGCTCTTCTGCCGAACTCCCGGGGGCCTGCGCCGGGGGAGACGGAGTCGCCACCCCCAGCCAGCCTGCGCCTGCGAACgtcgcgtcgctcttcgctcCATTCAGCTGCGTTCCACCTGAGCAGCATGTTGAAACTCCTGCCGTTGGCGTCGCCTTTTGTTTGGCTTGCACTTTCCCCGCCAACGCAAATGCGTCCAGTGAGTTCAAGGACGAAAAGACATCCTTCTTGGGCGGGCTCGATACATCCGCGTTCCACAGTGACTGAAAGCGCATCCACAAGCTCCACACATTttatacaaacatacatatatatatatgtatacatatgcatctatacatgtatacatatatattcatatatatatatccatatatatatatgtatgtattttaAGTACATCCAAATCATTCGCACCAACGTCCAACAAAGCGAAAAAACTGTCCTAGGTGTATGTGATACACAGTTTGGAGACAAGTGCTGCTGTCCCTCTGCGGTGTTTTCTCCCTGGTTTGCGCACATCTCTGCAACTCACACCCCGCCGCAAGCGACATCTCACAAGAAAAGACTTGTCCCTCAGCAAGTCGTTTCGCCTCCACTTACAACTTCGCCGAGCTTCATGCCGCCGGCCAGAGAGTCGGCAGCCCCGACGCCGCCGTTTCGGCTCTGCTCGGTCTCCAGTCGGGTCGCACCGAGGACAGGCGCGGAGCCcagagacggggagacacTTGCGTcagagctgaagaagacccCGTTCCTACTGGGTGCAGCCGGGGCCGCAggcggaaagaaggaagaactcAGAgtggttgcatgcagcgcttgGCCCCCGCCTCGATGCGCGACCGTCTCCTGCGACGCAGCGGGCCAGGCTCCCGGCCAGGGCGCGGCAGGGTTCGTGGGGGGCGCGTTTTCGGGCCACTCGGGGCTCGTCCCCGAACTCGGGCCTCCACACCCCACAGTCCCAGCCGGAAATGGGCCAAGGCCCGCGCCCAAGGAAGCCGGCAACCCtaagagaagagcgaggaaaaccAAAGGGCAGGATGCAACGCGTGAGGCGACTGtctcttgcatgcacgggGGACAAGGGTACGGAACCTTGATTCCCACAAGACGGGCAAGGCGGCGGAACAGAGAACACAACATGACACGCGTTGTTGCATACAAGAAACTCGCCAGACATTCGGTTCTGAAGATCATCTAGTTGAGTCGCGTCTGGGCGAGACCACCATTCTTCATGACTGCACCTTCCAATCAAACATGAATTCCGGTGTACTATGGAAACCCACCACTTTTTGTGAGAAACCACCAAAgtcgtttttcgtttttctggtGTGACTTTgtgccgtttctctctctcagcgcCTCTCCAACTACCGCTCCCTTCAGCCGTTGCCCCGCGGGCGCCTCCCAACAATCATGCGTCCCCAACAGCTGCGTTACTTTCTATGCACTATGACCCGCGCTACGTCGAAACGAGAGCCCTATGAAGCCCCGTGTTTCAAAAATTTCACAACTTAagtttgtgtttttcctACTCATCCCGTGACAGAGCAGTCTCTCCTCGAACCCCCAGAGCCGCCGTTAAAGCTCGGAAAATGGTCTCACAGCTCACCACCTTCCAATGGGTTCCCCTGCTCTACCTTGTTCCCACAGAGCGCCgttttcgctgctttctcaAACCTCCACAGTGCACGGTTTTTGAGTATGCACCAACGCACatacaaagagagagagagatacatgAATCTACACATACGTACGCACAAGTGAActtctttctgtgtgtgtcttcctGCATGTAGGCAGCACCATATACGCCCTTGAGCGTATATATACAGGCATGTGCGCATATCCATATTGAAAGATGCACACCCTTGGGCATTtgcgcgaggagaaaagTACAAAAGAAGACTTGCCTGAGGTTCCAGAGGTGCTGTACAAGGCTGCGATGGCTGCCTTGGCAGCTTGGACTTTCCTGTCGGCGTCCGAGTTCCCCCAGAGCTGCGCGTCGCCTCCTTGTGCAGGTTCAGAGGCTGGCGAGGCGCCTTGCCCAGAGAAGTCAGAGGAGGCGcccagcgaagaaaagggggacgcaggaaaaggcgaagaaaacgcattCGACGCTCCCGAAGAGAGATTCGCCAAGTCCGAGACACCCAGAGAAGCAAAGCTGTCGGTCAGCGCCACAAGACTCGCCGCAGAAGCCGCCGTCGCGCGCTGGTCCGCTGCCGAGGGCCTGCGAAATGACAGAGGCAACACGAAAAGCGGAGAAATacagagcagaaaaaaggagaaaagcgcaGCACAAGAAGTTGACGGAGtcgcggagaaaaacaggcCTCAGcgcaaaaaaacgaaagaagagaagcccGACGCCTGcagtggaagaagcgagccTCTgagcggcggagacagaaagaaaaagaacaaagcTGTCGGTGAGAAGCCGTCAAACGGAAGCGGGGAAGGAATCAGCAAGAGATCTAGAGGAtagacgagagacagcgatAGAGGAAAATGAGTATCCACTCAGttcgcagaaagaagagaaaaacgcaagcaGCTCTCCTAAACCCACTCTCTGCTCTGATGCCTTGTACGGGAGGGTTTGGAAAACTATAAATGGTGATGTTCAGAAAAAGACTATTTGCGGgtaattatatatatatatatatatacatgttgATTTCACACCAGTGTCTTGATATTTATTCGTTATATTTCCGTTGTTCATGATATACCCGGTTTTCAGTGTTATTAATACTTGCTGAGTTACATACTTCTCATTCTTACGTAGAACTGTAGTAGGACCGCACCAGCAGATGATGCCATGATCTTGTGTGTTCACATTCGTATAGCTCGAATCGAGTCAACCGATACAGACTAGTCCCTAGAATACTGAAAAGGACTCCACTtccgcgacagagacgaccaAAAGCTCTTTATGACCACGACCCTAGTGGACTGCTTGAAACGACTGAACTGAGGGAACTCAATGTCCTTCAACATCGAAAATCCTCCACATCGGTTACGTTCGACGCGCAAAATACGGATTTCGGTTCTCGTATTCCCAGCGAGAGAACCTGTCTCCTCAGATGCTCTGCagcctcttttctcgctctggaGACTTCACAGAACATCTGAAATCCACACGGTTCATTGAGGTTCAGCGCGCTACCATCGCTCCGACTCACTGGGGTTCCTTCTGCTCCGGCGAAGACGCTCTGGGAGACATGCCTGAACAATCCGCTTCAGAGaggttctctttcttcttcttcttctccttcttgctgCGCACCCcagcgagaaacagacgaatTCTGAAGGAATATTTTTAGTTATTCCTGCAGTTCCAGCAGGTCTAAGGCCTCTACTTAAAATTTACGAAAAGTACTATTTCCTCTTTGCCTGATTACCTTTATAGAACATACGTCCAACCTACTTTTTGACGCTTCGACAGCAAGAACTGCACATCCAGTAATTCACTTGAGTCACGTGCGAAGCAAAGTCAACAAGAATGCGAAGCGGCGGCTCTCGCATGCAATCCCCTAAATTCCGCGTCCTTTCTACGGGTCACCGTGAACGGtcccttcgtttcctcaAACGGTTTCCTCCCGAAAACTCGTCCCTCTACCAGTGTTTCACCAGACTCGCAAGGATGCACTCACAGATCACTTGACACGAGTCTCCACATATTCCTGTTTACATGtgcgaaaagagacaggtggaaagagaagaagaggagagcgaaacacCCAAGACAAAGCAGTTTTGCATCGGACTGCGTATTTATGTGGAGATACGTACGCGGGGCATGACAGTGgaactctctctcctttAGGAGAGGACTGCATCCGGAGAGAAAGCACCGGACAGAGCTGTGCGCAGGTTCTGGGCGCCGACTACACGAACTCACGCAAAAGGTTGTTCGCGTGTTTTACCAGGAAGAAAACTCGAGGTATGCATCCCCGAAACGAAAGCGTCTGAATCTGTTTTCTCACCTCTTGActttctttgcctcttcgGCTGACGTCTCGCTCGCGTTGCCTTCCTCAGAAGGAAAACACTGGACGCGAGGGTCGGCGCCTGAGAGAGAACACAGCCGCGAATTTtattttctctccgttcggTGACTCCACTCGAGGCACAAGGTCGACtcagtccttctctcccgaaGTCCAAAATCCTCTAAGCGCTCTCGACGACAGCCACAAAGGAAATGAGAAGACGGCACCCcacagaaagcgaaagagatcactgagagagactgaagaaagaaagacaactcagagagagagagagacagcaaaggcGTACAGACAGCAAAGACACAAGAGGAAATACAGATGTTGTTGCAGCCTGCTTCTGACGGCCACAGGAGAGCTCCTTTGTTTCGATCTGACAGATCCACACAAGAGCAGCACGCAGAGGCAAGACGTTTTTGAGTTTGGCGGCTtcagaaacgcgaaagaaacgaaaaaaaggcCCCGGGATGGGATCTACGGATTCAAGAC contains the following coding sequences:
- a CDS encoding peroxiredoxin 6, putative (encoded by transcript TGME49_309210), with product MHSHRSNSHEISSSRFHGATQLCMERRCIHFTLQLVISSAACLVPPTSCNDQSAVLLQSRLSSAATRNLVNLSCVAVLLAVTRETIWKVRTKEQGRNPASVCSACLQEVCRDLKNLTALVGRRVYAARVAPSPVRWPAENHCGAGCSDKRTFLVQGEVPVIFCERSPIKACHQKHITTMLVLGSTFPDVHADASGVPGDKIKLYDFLGDSWGLLMSHPHDFTPVCTTELAQAARMAPEFAKRNCKLIGFSCDDVSSHKGWAKDVMSVAKLSGDLPFPIIADPERKLATDLGIMDPEEKDKAGIPVTCRAAIYIGPDRRVKGLILYPATVGRNFKEVLRALDALQLAEKYPVATPEGWFPGDKVMVQPTLTDEEAKAKLPKGFEKKECPSGKNYLRYAPDPSA
- a CDS encoding GTPase activating protein for Arf protein (encoded by transcript TGME49_309220), giving the protein MRSAAGVPAAGPQEGSGKAGQGWRMNPEHSGDEKKITEALQEVLSRAGNKLCADCGAKHPRWASVNLGVFVCLECSGVHRKMGVHISKVKSATLDRWTWQWIETVRSIGNDTANAYYEYRLPKDYRKATRGDDNMAVENWIRMKYERKSFAPKGFPEPWQAVESGADPRVQCFPSEEGNASETSAEEAKKVKSKKEKKKKKENLSEADCSGMSPRASSPEQKEPQPSAADQRATAASAASLVALTDSFASLGVSDLANLSSGASNAFSSPFPASPFSSLGASSDFSGQGASPASEPAQGGDAQLWGNSDADRKVQAAKAAIAALYSTSGTSGLPASLGAGLGPFPAGTVGCGGPSSGTSPEWPENAPPTNPAAPWPGAWPAASQETVAHRGGGQALHATTLSSSFFPPAAPAAPSRNGVFFSSDASVSPSLGSAPVLGATRLETEQSRNGGVGAADSLAGGMKLGEVSLWNADVSSPPKKDVFSSLNSLDAFALAGKVQAKQKATPTAGVSTCCSGGTQLNGAKSDATFAGAGWLGVATPSPPAQAPGSSAEELLLI